TCCACCTGATGAGCTCATCGAGGGAGATGAAGCCGTCCTGCGGGGCCAGGTCGATTTTGGGGAAGAGCGCGCGGATGCGGTCGGACACGTTGAAGCGATCGTCGTCGTTGATgaagtcctcctcctccttgaggAACTCCTCCCACTCCTTCATGTGCTCGTCCGCCTCTCCGTCGCCCTCTCCGCCGTGGAGGATGCGGTAGTGCTCGCGCTCCCACTCCTTGTCCTCCAGCCGCCGCTCAAGCTCGGCGATGCTCGGGTCGAATGGCACCgcgtgatgctgctgctgggcaCCGTTTCCTCCGGCGCCAGCGGATTTGGAGGCGGTGCTTGCTCCGTAGGAAGAAGCGACAGCGGCAGAGGTCTTTGGGTGGAGCTtgaggcggcggtgggggtTGCGGCCGTGGGGCTGGAGGCGGGGGGAGTAGGAGGCGACGAGTATGAACAGGAGTAAGGAGAACGTGACCacgcagaggaggaggaccgtGGGCGGAGACTTCCgcctgggcgaggccgccgccgccggcgtcatcgccGGCGAGAGATcagacgaggaggacgagcgaGCGAGCGGTCGGTCGGTTTACGGGTCGGAGATTTAGACCCGCTTAACTTAGTAAAGCCCAAGAAGGGACGCGTGAGTATAGTAAATTAGCCTAGTTCCGCTCGCAATGACGCCCGATGCGCTGAGTGCGCCAGTCATCGCTCGACACGTGGCATGTAGGTCTATCTGCGCGTGTTAAACGAGCTCCCCTGAATCAACTTTAGCTCACGTGTGTGTCAATGAAGCAGCATCATTTTCTCAATCAAGATAGCAGTAAAATGTTACTAATAATAGGGTTCCTTCGCATGTTCCAAACACAGGTATAATAGCAACAACAGGTAGGTAACTCCTTCGCAAAGGTTCCTGGCAAAAGCACTTGTACGGCAACACAAGCCTAATACATGGCAGGAGAGTACATATACTATCTGAATAAAGGCAGCAATTTTCGTAAAATTGTGCAGAGATGGAAGTTGGATAGCTAGGTGAGTACTCAAATATGGCCCTTTTCTGCCGCAAAAATTAGGGCTGCGCGAAGTAGCATCCGGCTCAACTGGTTCGCAGGTTGTTCGGTCCATTGGGAGAAGCCACAGGTCAAGCTCAACGATCAGATCATGTTTTCAGAGGAGCTTTCTTCACCCTGTCAGATATCCGATCAGGTGCATTGGTGTGTGACTTGAAACGGCCTCGtccgccctcctccttctcctgaaAATTGTAGATCACAGGTTAGTGTCGTCGTGGCAATTGATAACAGCCAGGGTACACTTTTATTGAAACTGAAAAAAggtgttttttctttaagaTGTGATGAACTATGCCTAAGACAGGGAACAACCTTCTTCTTCACGATTTGGACCACATCCTCGTCTTGAAGACCATGCCCAAGGCCACAATGCTGCGGATAATGTCTTGCGCTGGTTCCCCACACAAGCACATATTTTACATCCTTAAGCAAGCTCCTATGGATATGATTGCAGAAGTCTTCAACCGTGCAGCCACCTCTATCCTGATGGCATAAAACTGGAGGCATCAAACAGTCTGTACTACTTAGAACAGCATAAAGTTGAAGGAATGGGAGAAAGAAAATTTACAGTAGAAAGAACAACTGGATCTCCAAAATCAGGCTGTTGGCCCTGCGGCTTTGTATACACTCTCACTAGACCCATTTCCTCCCACATTCTTGCTAACAGCCTGTCCAAGTTCAACTGTGTAGAAGAAATAGTTTCAATTACAACATCTGGGCAGACAGTGATTTCAAATATGCTGGACAACAATTTAGTAAGCAACTTCTAACATACTACAAACAACCAAGAAGTATATGGAAGTCTCGGCATGAGAAAGATGAAACATACCTCCAAATTGCAGCTAATCACAAGTGAATTTGGTTGCCGAGCAAGATTATCCACATCATCGATACCAACAACATCGATCTTGTTATATACATAAACACACTTAATGTACTTCCGATTTCCTTCAATGACATCAATGAGATCATCCACAGTAGCATCTTCGCGAAATAACACCTAAAATAAACCAACCAGACAACCAGTTGAGTTAATTGAAAAAGGTACACACATACACAGTAACAAATATGCACACACCTCTGCATTATGAATTTTGTACTCGTGCAGTATCTGATAGCAGAGCTTCTCATCAATATGAGTTAAAGGTGCTGTGCTGTTGAAAGAAATCCCCCCAGTCTTCTTCCTCTTAAAGTATATCTGTTTGTACACAAAAAAATGATTTGTCAACCAGGAAAAGATATAAAGAACAAATGAATATATTAAGTTCTTTGTAATCATCAGACAGAAGTTATCAGCAGGGTTTATAACAGAACAAATGACAACCCTTTGGCCTCATTCAGGAGGAAGCCATCGGACATGGTAAGACTGACTAGTAGAGTTGGTTGTAGACACACAGTTCAGGTTAGCACCTGTAGGTTGGAAAACAAAAGTATCACGTAATAAAATAGTTGTACTACATGTTCACTAAAAAGTGATCTCACAATGCTGATAGCTCCACACTATGCCAACCATTTATGTTTGATCCAATTTCCCTCCATCTCCTAGTCCGACTAAATTTAGTTCACTTTATTAACTAAGTATGTAATGCACACAATTCTATTTCTCATAAAAGATGGACTAAATTCAACAATCAATAGAAAATACCATTTTTTAGTCAAGTGTTTTGAGATGATAGAATATGAACTTTATGTAAGATTGTTCACATACATGATTACATCTCTTTTGAGCTGTTATTTGTTTCTGGATAATTGATTCTTGATGTTCACGAATAAGCATATGACCATATTGCATTGAGGAGTAGTGATGGAAGGTAGTAAGATGTAGGATTTGGTAAAACAAATTTTCGACTTCTTTGAAGGTTGTACTTGGAAACACACTCCCAGCACAGAAAAGAAGAGTTCATTCAGTTTTGGAGCGGCTCTTGTCACATATACTGTGTTGAAATTATTTTGCGTGATGAAACAAATGTC
The Brachypodium distachyon strain Bd21 chromosome 2, Brachypodium_distachyon_v3.0, whole genome shotgun sequence genome window above contains:
- the LOC100841942 gene encoding developmentally-regulated G-protein 2, which gives rise to MGILERIKEIEAEMARTQKNKATEYHLGQLKAKIAKLRTQLLEPPKGASAGGEGFEVTKFGHGRVALIGFPSVGKSTLLTMLTGTHSEAASYEFTTLTCIPGIINYNDTKIQLLDLPGIIEGASEGKGRGRQVIAVAKSSDLVLMVLDASKSEGHRQILTRELEAVGLRLNKRPPQIYFKRKKTGGISFNSTAPLTHIDEKLCYQILHEYKIHNAEVLFREDATVDDLIDVIEGNRKYIKCVYVYNKIDVVGIDDVDNLARQPNSLVISCNLELNLDRLLARMWEEMGLVRVYTKPQGQQPDFGDPVVLSTDRGGCTVEDFCNHIHRSLLKDVKYVLVWGTSARHYPQHCGLGHGLQDEDVVQIVKKKEKEEGGRGRFKSHTNAPDRISDRVKKAPLKT